A genomic stretch from Erigeron canadensis isolate Cc75 chromosome 9, C_canadensis_v1, whole genome shotgun sequence includes:
- the LOC122581414 gene encoding polyadenylate-binding protein RBP45, whose translation MQPSTAAAMDPRYQQQQQWMMNQQPPQQFPQQPPQQMYTYNQPPPAAAAIPPQYTVPPPSAVGPNHQPATADEIRTLWIGDLQYWMDEQYLVSCFSQSGEVISAKVIRNKQTGQSESYGFIEFNSRAAAERHLQTYNGTLMPNVEQNFRLNWASFGVGEKRADGAPDFTIFVGDLAADVTDYTLQETFRAHYPSVKSAKVVTDRMTGRTKGYGFVKFGDETEQLRAMTEMNGRLCSTRPMRIGPAANKNTTAGQQYTKASYQNTQGTQNEEDPTNTTVFVGGLDPNVSDDHLKQIFSQYGQLVHVKIPVGKRCGFVQFVDRSCAEEALRMLQGTQIGGQTVRLSWGRSPSNKQPQVEQSQYNGGGYYGYGQGYETYGYAPVAQDPAMYYGGYPGYGGYPQVQPQPQPQPQQHQ comes from the exons ATGCAACCATCGACAGCCGCGGCTATGGATCCACGctaccaacaacaacaacaatggaTGATGAATCAACAACCACCACAACAATTCCCACAACAACCGCCGCAACAAATGTATACATATAACCAACCACCACCGGCTGCCGCCGCTATTCCGCCACAGTACACCGTACCTCCACCGTCTGCTGTCGGTCCGAATCATCAACCGGCTACAGCAGATGAGATCCGTACGTTGTGGATCGGTGATTTGCAGTATTGGATGGATGAACAGTATCTTGTTAGCTGCTTTTCACAATCTGGCGAg GTGATTTCAGCAAAAGTTATCCGTAACAAGCAAACTGGACAATCCGAAAGTTATGGTTTCATTGAGTTCAATAGTAGGGCTGCTGCAGAAAGGCATCTACAGACATATAATGGGACTCTTATGCCTAACGTTGAGCAGAACTTCAGACTGAACTGGGCTTCTTTTGGTGTTGGGGAAAAACGTGCAGATGGTGCTCCGGATTTTACCATCTTCGTTGGGGATTTGGCAGCTGACGTTACAGATTATACATTGCAGGAGACATTTAGAGCTCATTATCCATCTGTAAAGAGCGCAAAAGTTGTAACTGATCGAATGACTGGACGCACTAAAGGTTATGGATTTGTCAAGTTTGGTGACGAGACTGAACAACTTCGTGCTATGACCGAGATGAATGGAAGACTATGCTCAACCAGACCAATGCGTATTGGGCCCGCGGCTAACAAAAATACTACTGCTGGACAACAGTATACAAAAG CTTCATACCAGAATACTCAGGGAACACAAAATGAGGAGGACCCAACTAATACTACC GTATTTGTCGGCGGCTTGGACCCTAATGTTTCAGATGACCATCTTAAGCAAATATTTAGCCAGTATGGGCAATTAGTCCATGTGAAGATTCCCGTGGGCAAGCGGTGTGGATTTGTTCAGTTTGTTGATAG AAGCTGTGCTGAAGAAGCATTGAGAATGCTACAAGGAACTCAGATAGGTGGACAGACTGTACGTCTTTCATGGGGTCGTAGTCCTTCAAATAAACAG CCTCAGGTAGAGCAGAGCCAGTACAATGGTGGTGGATACTATGGATATGGACAGGGATATGAGACTTACGGGTATGCTCCAGTTGCACAAGATCCTGCTATGTATTATGGAGGCTATCCTGGATACGGTGGTTACCCACAAGTCCAACCGCAACCACAGCCACAGCCGCAGCAGCATCAG TGA
- the LOC122581777 gene encoding cardiolipin synthase (CMP-forming), mitochondrial isoform X1, which yields MAILRSLRKLAQKTIISNPTSFRSLTSSKPPPLFPKNPNHTLHGPLFLSYPPWKLLQSATPLHFQSDVVSIPNPHRFVKETKLPTVNLGLGLSKASSVNNNNKEVEFESVGTRGLVDSFVNWPNFISMTRLVSGPVLGWMIMHDMYLPAFVGLAVSGATDWLDGYVARKMGINSVVGSYLDPLADKVLIGCVAMAMVERGLLHSGLVALVVLRDLALVGGAVYVRASHLGSESRSWLKFFDLDGIRPQKVEPLMISKVNTCLQLALVTFALLQPDFGTEETQSYITYLSWLVALTTAGSTAVYGKQHLKNRSIFIQKKV from the exons ATGGCCATTCTCAGATCACTTAGAAAACTCGCTCAAAAAACCATCATCTCCAATCCGACGTCGTTTCGATCCCTCACCTCTTCAAAGCCGCCACCTTTATTCCCAAAAAATCCAAATCACACACTCCATGGCCCACTTTTTCTATCTTATCCTCCCTGGAAGCTTTTACAATCAGCTACACCTTTACACTTCCAATCCGACGTCGTTTCGATTCCTAATCCGCACCGTTTTGTTAAAGAAACTAAACTCCCCACCGTGAATTTAGGGCTAGGGTTAAGTAAGGCTAGTtctgttaataataataataaagaggTGGAATTTGAGAGTGTTGGGACACGTGGATTGGTGGATAGTTTTGTTAATTGGCCTAATTTTATTTCCATGACTAGATTAGTTTCTGGCCCTGTTCTTGGATG GATGATTATGCATGATATGTATCTTCCTGCATTTGTTGGACTCGCTGTGTCTGGGGCAACGGACTGG TTAGATGGATATGTGGCGAGAAAAATGGGAATCAATTCTGTGGTTGGTTCATACCTTGATCCTCTTGCCGACAAA GTTTTAATTGGATGTGTTGCCATGGCTATGGTAGAAAGGGGTCTTTTGCACT CAGGACTAGTTGCTCTTGTTGTGCTGCGGGATCTTGCTCTAGTTGGTGGTGCTGTGTATGTAAGGGCTAGCCATTTAGGTTCAGAG TCAAGGAGTTGGTTAAAGTTTTTCGATCTTGATGGGATCCGCCCACAGAAAGTTGAGCCTTTAATGATTAGTAAG GTTAACACATGTTTGCAACTAGCCTTGGTTACATTTGCTCTTCTGCAACCCGATTTTGGTACCGAGGAAACCCAATCATACATCACGTATCTAAG TTGGTTAGTGGCTTTAACTACTGCAGGCTCCACTGCGGTTTATGGTAAACAGCATCTGAAGAACAGATCCATTTTCATTCAAAAGAAAGTCTAA
- the LOC122581777 gene encoding cardiolipin synthase (CMP-forming), mitochondrial isoform X2 has protein sequence MAILRSLRKLAQKTIISNPTSFRSLTSSKPPPLFPKNPNHTLHGPLFLSYPPWKLLQSATPLHFQSDVVSIPNPHRFVKETKLPTVNLGLGLSKASSVNNNNKEVEFESVGTRGLVDSFVNWPNFISMTRLVSGPVLGWMIMHDMYLPAFVGLAVSGATDWLDGYVARKMGINSVVGSYLDPLADKVLIGCVAMAMVERGLLHSGLVALVVLRDLALVGGAVYVRASHLGSESRSWLKFFDLDGIRPQKVEPLMISKVNTCLQLALVTFALLQPDFGTEETQSYITYLRLHCGLW, from the exons ATGGCCATTCTCAGATCACTTAGAAAACTCGCTCAAAAAACCATCATCTCCAATCCGACGTCGTTTCGATCCCTCACCTCTTCAAAGCCGCCACCTTTATTCCCAAAAAATCCAAATCACACACTCCATGGCCCACTTTTTCTATCTTATCCTCCCTGGAAGCTTTTACAATCAGCTACACCTTTACACTTCCAATCCGACGTCGTTTCGATTCCTAATCCGCACCGTTTTGTTAAAGAAACTAAACTCCCCACCGTGAATTTAGGGCTAGGGTTAAGTAAGGCTAGTtctgttaataataataataaagaggTGGAATTTGAGAGTGTTGGGACACGTGGATTGGTGGATAGTTTTGTTAATTGGCCTAATTTTATTTCCATGACTAGATTAGTTTCTGGCCCTGTTCTTGGATG GATGATTATGCATGATATGTATCTTCCTGCATTTGTTGGACTCGCTGTGTCTGGGGCAACGGACTGG TTAGATGGATATGTGGCGAGAAAAATGGGAATCAATTCTGTGGTTGGTTCATACCTTGATCCTCTTGCCGACAAA GTTTTAATTGGATGTGTTGCCATGGCTATGGTAGAAAGGGGTCTTTTGCACT CAGGACTAGTTGCTCTTGTTGTGCTGCGGGATCTTGCTCTAGTTGGTGGTGCTGTGTATGTAAGGGCTAGCCATTTAGGTTCAGAG TCAAGGAGTTGGTTAAAGTTTTTCGATCTTGATGGGATCCGCCCACAGAAAGTTGAGCCTTTAATGATTAGTAAG GTTAACACATGTTTGCAACTAGCCTTGGTTACATTTGCTCTTCTGCAACCCGATTTTGGTACCGAGGAAACCCAATCATACATCACGTATCTAAG GCTCCACTGCGGTTTATGGTAA